AAAAGAAGCCCTTAAGGTTCCGGTTGGATTTGATACAGATGTAAATGGATCTGCTCTGGGAGAAGCCACCTGGGGGATTACAAAGGGCCTTGAAAACAGTATGTATATTACCATCGGCACCGGCGTTGGAGCAGGGATCATTACCAATGGAACGCTGCTTCACGGAATGCTTCACCCGGAAGGTGGGCACTTGCTGCTGTCTAAGCATCCGGATGATAACTATGAAGGAAAATGCCCTTATCACAAGACATGCCTGGAAGGCCTTGCCTCCGGTCCTGCCATAGAAGCCCGGTGGGGAAAGAAGGGGGCAGAGCTGGCGGACCAAAAGGAAGTGTGGGAATTAGAGGCCTATTACATCGCTCAGGCGCTTGTGGATTATATCATGGTTCTTTCTCCCCAGCGCATTATTCTGGGAGGAGGAGTCATGCATCAGGAACACATGATACCTTTGGTAAGAGAAGAAGTGAAGCGCCAGCTGGCTGGATATATCAGGACAAAAGAGCTTGAAGATATAGAGAATTACATCGTTCTTCCCAGCTTAAATGATAATCAGGGCATCATGGGAGCCTTAAAATTAGCTGTCAATGAATACCAGCTGGAAAATAGAGGATAATTGCCATTTTTCTCCTAGTGTAATTCCATTTCCTGTATGTTATGATACGTTTTGTAACAGAAATGTAATAATTATGTAACAAATAAGGAGGATATTACCATGAGAAAATTACCAGTATTCGTTTTAGCAGCAGCAACCGTACTTACTGTAGCAGGTGTTCCAATGACCGCTCAGGCAGCAACCTGTCCGGTGTCATCAGGCAATTACTATACCATTTCAAACTGCTTTGGACAGTCTGGGGATATCAACAGCATTTTAAGCAAGTTTGGCTGCGGCAACGGTAATAGCTGCAGCAACGGTACCACCTGCACCAATGGTTCCAACTGTTCAACCGGCACAAAGGGTGCTGCCTGTTCCGGCAGCAACTGCGGCACCAGCAAGAACAGCACCTGTTCCAGCGGTAAGAACAACAGCTCCTGCTCCAAAACCAAGGGCGCAACCACAAACAGTGGACGTCAGTGCAAGTCCTCTTACGGATGTTGGAGATAATTATTTTTTACATTTTTAATGGTCGGACCGTCTGGGTCCGGCCTCTTTTCTATTGAAAGATCTTTGGATCTTGTATTAAAAAAACAGCCATAAGGCCAATCCCGGCTTGTGACTGTTTTTTAGGAAAATCATTTGCTTCCGTTGTTCACAATTTCCTCCAAAACACGGATTAAATCGTAAATGGTGTTAATTTGTACGTTTCGCTCCAGGATTTCATTTTTTAAGTCGATGGAAAGAGTCTCGAATTTGGCCTGGACTGCGGGAGCTATATATGACATGTTCATCACCTCATTTTTATAATGCGCAGCCGCAGAATGTATTATGCGTGTAAATACTGTTTTTACATAAATCTTATACACCTGGAACATACTATTGGTGAGGTGATGGAAATGGAGAAGAACAGCCAGGAAAAGCTTTCCCCAAAAAATAAAAATGAAATGTATCA
The nucleotide sequence above comes from Lacrimispora sp. BS-2. Encoded proteins:
- a CDS encoding ROK family protein, which codes for MRLGALEAGGTKMVCAIGNENGEIFERVSIPTETPEITMPKLIGYFKDKEIEALGIGCFGPIDLNRSSKTYGYITTTPKLAWANYNIVGVLKEALKVPVGFDTDVNGSALGEATWGITKGLENSMYITIGTGVGAGIITNGTLLHGMLHPEGGHLLLSKHPDDNYEGKCPYHKTCLEGLASGPAIEARWGKKGAELADQKEVWELEAYYIAQALVDYIMVLSPQRIILGGGVMHQEHMIPLVREEVKRQLAGYIRTKELEDIENYIVLPSLNDNQGIMGALKLAVNEYQLENRG